In Ptychodera flava strain L36383 chromosome 21, AS_Pfla_20210202, whole genome shotgun sequence, a genomic segment contains:
- the LOC139121565 gene encoding N-acetylgalactosamine kinase-like isoform X2, which produces MAIEQDIVIAASTNNTGEIVLLNTDPDYREFSTKVQNVDIDRSTLRWYNYFLCGFRGIVESRKLDNAVGMNLVLDGTVPKSAGLSSSSAFVCCAGLATMRANGLQISKVELAEICTRCERYIGTQGGGMDQSIAFLAERKTAKHIEFNPLRANDVQLPDGVVFVITNSCVEMQKAATSHYNIRVVECRLAAQIIAKSKNKEWKEIRKLGDLQKNLGVSLEEMLDIVDKELKTQPYLKSEVCEILGVTEDELKDTSLSDNTLHITSFKLHARAKHVFSEANRVLQFAEICGDNPDGAVKLLGSLMNESHASCRDLYECSCTELDELTQLCVQSGALGSRLTGAGWGGCAVSMVRGHRVADFLSKVYEGYYANDPQRKVRVQESLFTTQPGSGAALYIP; this is translated from the exons ATGGCAATTGAACAAGACATAGTGATTGCGGCATCCACAAATAATACAGGAGAAATAGTATTACTGAATACAGACCCTGATTACAG GGAATTTTCAACCAAAGTCCAAAACGTTGACATTGATCGATCAACACTGCGATGGTATAACTACTTTCTGTGCGGTTTCCGGGGCATCGTCGAAAGCCGCAAACTAGACAACGCGGTTGGAATGAACCTAGTTCTAGATGGCACGGTGCCAAAGAGTGCCGGTTTGTCCAGCTCAAGTGCTTTTGTATGCTGTGCTGGACTGGCAACTATGCGTGCAAATGGTCTGCAGATATCCAAG GTTGAACTTGCTGAGATTTGTACACGGTGTGAGCGGTACATCGGCACTCAAGGTGGAGGGATGGACCAATCCATAGCCTTCCTTGCTGAAAGAAAAACT GCCAAACACATTGAATTCAATCCATTGAGGGCGAATGATGTTCAGCTGCCAGATGGTGTCGTCTTCGTGATTACCAACAGCTGTGTGGAAATGCAAAAAGCGGCAACATCTCATTATAACATCAGAGTTGTTGAATGTAGACTCGCAGCACAG ATTATTGCTAAGTCTAAAAACAAAGAATGGAAGGAAATCAGAAAACTGGGAGACTTGCAGAAAAACCTTGGAGTTAGTCTGGAGGAAATGCTGGACATTGTGGACAAAGAATTGAAAACTCAACCCTACCTGAAATCGGAAGTTTGTGAAATTCTTGGAGTGACTGAGGATGAGCTGAAAGACACAAGCCTTAGTGATAATACTCTTCACA TAACTTCTTTCAAACTCCATGCCCGTGCTAAACACGTATTCAGTGAGGCCAACAGGGTTCTTCAGTTTGCAGAGATATGCGGAGACAACCCCGATGGCGCTGTCAAGCTCCTGGGCAGTCTGATGAATGAAAGCCATGCAAGTTGTCGGGATCTTTACGAGTGCAGTTGTACCGAGTTGGATGAGTTAACTCAGCTTTGTGT ACAATCTGGTGCCCTTGGGTCAAGACTGACAGGAGCTGGCTGGGGAGGATGTGCTGTTTCCATGGTTAGAGGTCACAGAGTGGCCGACTTCCTGTCCAAGGTCTACGAAGGTTACTATGCTAATGATCCTCAACGAAAGGTCAGAGTTCAAGAGAGTTTGTTCACAACTCAGCCAGGCAGTGGAGCAGCACTGTACATTCCATAG
- the LOC139121566 gene encoding large ribosomal subunit protein mL65-like produces MAAAMWNVVHKVCTTTSLSKFAVPNGYRIATVRARSTTVEFQGDDEKYFPPIPPYLTEAEREREKLLSKVNSVETAREMIGILTKQQAWTFLPALFNTHPFCQQYYQHLTKTAIVEGLPDAVVNADTQLVTEELLQALTDSVEQELLYVDRSQIKRERHNVNPSLRARWMQESLIRAIVTSQCGYYPHLMGCELDLQALVRSFWLRNEYRFQINYSPFCLLRTSEPLPEVVSMESDLSLGGEIPEYKYGPRTMSTFRKHLNNQCYPGCKLTDDKMKCGHTQILVPAMFDRKRSVGEKLLTERINNCGLISGFGWANAIAMANKHFWFEDVKKPVVVQTIFTNDGQHYTFFVYQLNTLGLDPLSDETNPKRNILWTSGEMKLYEDIQDDKIVGLNHDVLKHYVAFIVKETISRTELTHQPDHDIVKN; encoded by the exons ATGGCGGCTGCCATGTGGAACGTCGTGCACAAAGTATGTACCACTACCAGTTTATCAAAGTTCGCTGTTCCGAATGGATACCGCATTGCAACAGTGCGTGCAAGATCCACAACGGTTGAATTTCAGGGAGACGACGAAAAATACTTTCCACCCATACCACCGTATCTGACTGAAgcagaaagagaaagagagaaacTCCTTTCGAAGGTTAATTCTGTTGAGACTGCGAGAGAAATGATTGGCATTTTGACCAAACAACAAGCGTGGACTTTTTTACCAGCGTTATTCAATACTCACcctttttgtcaacaatattatCAACACTTAACTAAAACAGCAATCGTAGAAGGTCTACCCGACGCCGTTGTCAATGCAGATACACAGCTAGTGACGGAAGAGCTGCTGCAAGCCCTGACCGACAGTGTCGAACAGGAACTGTTGTATGTGGACAGATCTCAGATAAAGAGAGAAAGGCACAATGTCAACCCAAGCTTACGGGCGAGATGGATGCAGGAAAGTTTAATAAGGGCCATAGTTACATCCCAGTGCGGTTATTATCCTCATTTGATGGGCTGTGAATTAGATCTCCAAGCCCTTGTCAGGTCATTCTGGCTTCGAAATGAATACAGATTTCAAATCAACTACTCTCCATTTTGTCTGCTTCGTACCTCAGAGCCATTACCAGAG GTTGTCAGCATGGAAAGTGATTTGTCTCTAGGTGGTGAGATTCCTGAATACAAGTATGGTCCTCGGACAATGAGTACTTTcagaaaacatttaaacaatCAATGTTACCCAG GTTGCAAACTTACAGATGACAAGATGAAATGTGGACACACACAGATTCTAGTTCCGGCAATGTTCGACAGAAAGAGGAGTGTGGGGGAGAAGTTACTTACAGAGAGAATAAACAATTGTGGTCTTATTTCTGGATTTGGTTGGGCAAACGCCATTGCAATGGCTAATA agcaTTTTTGGTTCGAAGATGTCAAGAAGCCAgttgtggtacaaacaatttTCACCAATGATGGCCAACATTATACTTTCTTTGTGTATCAACTGAACACCCTTGGACTTGACCCACTCAGCGATGAGACCAACCCCAAAAGAAACATCCTGTGGACAAGCGGTGAAATGAAACTATATGAAGATATCCAGGACGACAAAATAGTTGGCTTGAATCATGATGTTTTGAAACACTATGTAGCGTTTATTGTGAAAGAAACAATATCAAGGACAGAATTAACACATCAACCTGACCATGACATTGTTAAAAATTGA
- the LOC139121565 gene encoding N-acetylgalactosamine kinase-like isoform X1, producing MFEAENESETDAKCSFVPIKDSGGVVIQSPDKKVRGYQSDNMANETDYPPTLKISLSQKDRFDKICEVFHERFGSDPEFYCRAPGRVNIIGEHIDYCGYSVLPMAIEQDIVIAASTNNTGEIVLLNTDPDYREFSTKVQNVDIDRSTLRWYNYFLCGFRGIVESRKLDNAVGMNLVLDGTVPKSAGLSSSSAFVCCAGLATMRANGLQISKVELAEICTRCERYIGTQGGGMDQSIAFLAERKTAKHIEFNPLRANDVQLPDGVVFVITNSCVEMQKAATSHYNIRVVECRLAAQIIAKSKNKEWKEIRKLGDLQKNLGVSLEEMLDIVDKELKTQPYLKSEVCEILGVTEDELKDTSLSDNTLHITSFKLHARAKHVFSEANRVLQFAEICGDNPDGAVKLLGSLMNESHASCRDLYECSCTELDELTQLCVQSGALGSRLTGAGWGGCAVSMVRGHRVADFLSKVYEGYYANDPQRKVRVQESLFTTQPGSGAALYIP from the exons ATGTTCGAAGCGGAAAATGAATCTGAAACCGATGCTAAGTGTAGTTTCGTGCCGATAAAAGATTCTGGGGGCGTTGTAATCCAATCACCTGACAAGAAGGTCAGAGGTTACCAAAGTGACAACATGGCCAATGAGACTGACTACCCTCCgactttgaaaatttcactgTCTCAGAAAGATCG GTTCGACAAGATCTGTGAAGTATTTCACGAAAGATTCGGAAGTGATCCAGAATTTTATTGCCGAGCGCCAGGAAGAGTCAACATTATAG GGGAGCATATTGACTACTGTGGCTACTCGGTCCTGCCTATGGCAATTGAACAAGACATAGTGATTGCGGCATCCACAAATAATACAGGAGAAATAGTATTACTGAATACAGACCCTGATTACAG GGAATTTTCAACCAAAGTCCAAAACGTTGACATTGATCGATCAACACTGCGATGGTATAACTACTTTCTGTGCGGTTTCCGGGGCATCGTCGAAAGCCGCAAACTAGACAACGCGGTTGGAATGAACCTAGTTCTAGATGGCACGGTGCCAAAGAGTGCCGGTTTGTCCAGCTCAAGTGCTTTTGTATGCTGTGCTGGACTGGCAACTATGCGTGCAAATGGTCTGCAGATATCCAAG GTTGAACTTGCTGAGATTTGTACACGGTGTGAGCGGTACATCGGCACTCAAGGTGGAGGGATGGACCAATCCATAGCCTTCCTTGCTGAAAGAAAAACT GCCAAACACATTGAATTCAATCCATTGAGGGCGAATGATGTTCAGCTGCCAGATGGTGTCGTCTTCGTGATTACCAACAGCTGTGTGGAAATGCAAAAAGCGGCAACATCTCATTATAACATCAGAGTTGTTGAATGTAGACTCGCAGCACAG ATTATTGCTAAGTCTAAAAACAAAGAATGGAAGGAAATCAGAAAACTGGGAGACTTGCAGAAAAACCTTGGAGTTAGTCTGGAGGAAATGCTGGACATTGTGGACAAAGAATTGAAAACTCAACCCTACCTGAAATCGGAAGTTTGTGAAATTCTTGGAGTGACTGAGGATGAGCTGAAAGACACAAGCCTTAGTGATAATACTCTTCACA TAACTTCTTTCAAACTCCATGCCCGTGCTAAACACGTATTCAGTGAGGCCAACAGGGTTCTTCAGTTTGCAGAGATATGCGGAGACAACCCCGATGGCGCTGTCAAGCTCCTGGGCAGTCTGATGAATGAAAGCCATGCAAGTTGTCGGGATCTTTACGAGTGCAGTTGTACCGAGTTGGATGAGTTAACTCAGCTTTGTGT ACAATCTGGTGCCCTTGGGTCAAGACTGACAGGAGCTGGCTGGGGAGGATGTGCTGTTTCCATGGTTAGAGGTCACAGAGTGGCCGACTTCCTGTCCAAGGTCTACGAAGGTTACTATGCTAATGATCCTCAACGAAAGGTCAGAGTTCAAGAGAGTTTGTTCACAACTCAGCCAGGCAGTGGAGCAGCACTGTACATTCCATAG